In Vespula vulgaris chromosome 10, iyVesVulg1.1, whole genome shotgun sequence, the following are encoded in one genomic region:
- the LOC127067036 gene encoding centromere protein J, which produces MDSEASLVERLHKLRQWQIEQQERLIRQQQEQRQKLTQEQLRMYEALRLPIQEIGLDNRTLCDSSWYEDIYLNTNATDHVDNYRQEQTDKDVKKIIQEQSTNDNNDINKSDYISLFTNSNINSINESFQEEKSPTELKKSSNVVSKQSLNKLKYQVEDDKDNVENDCNLNNENIHITSQKKKIHLIDHLLEGIEPLPPDKYIDRSFLIDDIPVPSPKKDFQTLLEEKLKEYKPIFNKESNDKKQNQVKRPFLKKGQGLARFRMIQTSKNIPVNIKSCNAPVSIKQITNKQIIPTNSKNDNAKNKNEPKLSRNVPSRKCITTINVSQQQLNLKNVPPPKKIYSEKNEAVLANIKSNINSNIIEINSSDIDLKTQREMEEIRIFELLEEKAENSSLCSTSSTVVAFLQQSTPFKIRQKIRDTENNINNPIQEDIVHEVNLGRLQSTDTQPISPDQKSESDVNSFWETIPIKNPNENLENMQVLKKQNISNVSLKNKKSDQIFIQNHTEHVHDEINYNIQNSVCSNDVDVGLHVRFSEYNEYKTIGLTDNSSISSSESVSQKNYNDERAWSDCSELSDSSDTNVQLIKSRTFKTNEVTNETCDFINTNKIMKEGIDQHEIKETQETIFKSELLKNRLLELEKEIDIFRKENAALSSQRQKLQKDYRSFLKEIKEKELILEDSKKRMDCLQEEKRKLIREKAVLESRLRDSQEKAHQNKLDKQQILDLKEQLEKLQVELRSKESKWNAAQARHRSQMRILKMENIKLKEEVERLTKTKTYNPKITKRIGTFSNTKALHQINKQLSEETKEVIKNDSSLDDDKMSKTMLDAINSEYEYIKSDYKIDNHSNEDHNSNSNKSNNTNIPKEYEQCMQNIIKKRNLYENLLKDATSSSIEVSNIIKALELRCESNGSKKNQNKKENENSMSQIDKDMCMDVKDKVTLNYENDNDILKASEKLPLASTSSKDLLHIYKRTISPKELKTNEQVQCIEHPNGCTELWYPNGNVKKIFPDKGITKMLYYNGDVRETQKDGKVKYFYASTRTWHTTMPDGLEILEFSNGQVEKRSQNGVVEISFPDGSTQIIQVDGYEKWELPDGTIAETFANGEKVVILPNGQREIHTKDHKRREYPDGTVKLIYPDGIQETRYSNGRIRLKDQAGNLLMDSHY; this is translated from the exons ATGGATTCAGAAGCATCATTGGTTGAACGTTTACATAAACTAAGACAATGGCAAATTGAACAGCAGGAACGTCTTATAAGACAGCAACAGGAACAACGGCAAAAATTGACTCAGGAGCAATTACGCATGTATGAAGCTTTAAGACTACCTATTCAGGAAATAGGACTTGATAACAGAACATTATGTGACAGCAGTTGGtatgaagatatatatttaaatacgaaTGCAACTGATCATGTAGATAATTATAGACAAGAACAAACTGataaagatgtaaaaaaaataattcaagaaCAATCtacaaatgataataatgacatAAATAAATCtgattatatatctttatttactaattcaaatataaattccATTAATGAATCTTTTCAAGAAGAAAAGTCTCCaactgaattaaaaaaatcttcaaaTGTTGTTAGTAAACAAAGCttaaataaactaaaatatCAAGTAGAAGATGACAAAGATAATGTAGAAAATGATTGTAAtttgaataatgaaaatatacatataacgtcccaaaaaaagaaaattcatctaATAGACCATTTATTAGAAGGAATAGAACCATTACCAcctgataaatatatagatagaagtTTTCTTATTGACGATATTCCAGTGCCATCTCCAAAGAAAGACTTTCAAACTTTGCTAGAAGAAAAGTTGAAAGAATATAAGccaatatttaataaagaatcaaatgataaaaaacaaaatcaagtTAAAAGaccatttttaaaaaaaggacaagGCTTAGCTAGATTCAGAATGATTCAAACTTCAAAAAATATACCagttaatataaaatcatgtAATGCCCCTGTATcaattaaacaaattactaataaacaaattattcctacaaatagtaaaaatgataatgcaaaaaataagaatgagcCTAAGTTATCCAGAAATGTGCCCTCAAGGAAGTGCATTACTACTATTAATGTATCACAACAACagttaaatttaaagaatgtCCCTCCtccaaaaaaaatttattctgaAAAAAACGAAGCTGTATTAGCAAAtatcaaatcaaatataaattcaaatattattgaaataaatagttCTGATATTGATTTGAAGACAcaaagagaaatggaagaaataagaatatttgaacttttagaagaaaaagcagagaATTCTAGTTTATGTTCAACCTCAAGTACTGTAGTTGCATTTTTACAACAATCAACACCTTTCAAGATAAGGCAAAAAATTCGGGatacagaaaataatataaataatccaATACAAGAAGATATTGTTCATGAAGTTAATCTTGGAAGACTCCAATCGACTGATACTCAACCAATATCACCAGATCAAAAGTCTGAATCTGATGTTAATTCTTTCTGGGAAACCATACCTATAAAAAACCCAAATGAAAATCTAGAGAATATGcaagtattaaaaaaacaaaatatatctaatgtatcattaaaaaacaaaaaatctgaTCAAATATTCATTCAAAATCATACAGAACACGTAcacgatgaaataaattacaacATTCAAAATTCTGTATGTTCTAATGACGTAGATGTAGGTTTACATGTCAGATTTTCTGAATATAATGAGTATAAAACTATTGGCTTAACTGACAATTCTAGCATATCTAGTAGTGAATCTGTGtcacaaaaaaattataatgatgaaAGAGCTTGGAGTGATTGTAGTGAATTATCTGATTCATCTGATACAAATGTCCAATTAATAAAAAGCAGAACATTTAAGACAAATGAAGTCACAAATGAAACTTGTGATTTTATCAATACAAATAAGATTATGAAAGAGGGAATAGATCAACATGAGATAAAAGAAACAcaagaaacaattttcaaatctgaacttttaaaaaatcgtttattagaactagaaaaagaaattgatatttttcgcAAAGAAAATGCAGCTCTGTCTTCTCAACGTCAAAAATTGCAAAAAGATTATCGAAGTTTtctgaaagaaataaaagaaaaagaattaattttagaaGACAGTAAAAAGAGAATGGATTGTTTacaggaggaaaaaagaaaattgatacgTGAAAAAGCCGTACTTGAATCAAGATTACGTGATTCTCAAGAAAAGGCTCATCAAAATAAACTGGATAAACAACAAATTCTAGACTTAAAAGAACAGTTAGAAAAATTACAAGTTGAGCTTAGAAGCAAAGAAAGTAAATGGAATGCAGCACAAGCTAGACACAGAAGTCAGatgagaatattaaaaatggaaaatataaaattgaaggAAGAAGTAGAACGATTAACcaaaacaaaaacatataatcctaaaattacaaaaagaataggTACATTTTCAAATACAAAAGCCTTACATCAGATTAATAAACAGCTTAgtgaagaaacgaaagaagtcataaaaaatgattcttcATTAGATGATGATAAAATGTCAAAAACAATGTTAGATGCCATAAATTcagaatatgaatatataaaaagtgattataaaatagataatcaCAGTAATGAAGAtcataatagtaatagtaataaaagtaataataccAATATTCCTAAAGAATATGAACAATGTatgcaaaatattattaagaaacgTAATCTATATGAAAATCTATTGAAGGATGCTACATCAAGTTCAATTGAagtttcaaatataataaaagcatTAGAATTAAGATGTGAATCAAATGGTAgtaaaaagaatcaaaataaaaaagaaaatgaaaatagtatGTCACAAATTGATAAGGATATGTGCATGGATGTAAAAGATAAAGTTACtctaaattatgaaaatgataatgatatacTAAAAGCTTCTGAAAAATTACCATTAGCTTCTACTTCATCTAAAGacttattacatatatacaaaagaacTATTTCTCCAAAAGAGCTTAAAACTAATGAACAAGTACAATGCATTGAACATCCTAATGGATGTACTGAATTGTGGTATCCAAAtggtaatgtaaaaaaaatatttcctgaCAAAGGTATAACAAAAATGTTATACTATAATGGTGATGTTCGTGAAACacaaaaagatggaaaagtgaaatatttttatgcatCAACGCGGACATGGCATACAACAATGCCAGATGGCCTTgaaattttagaattttcgAA CGGTCAAGTGGAAAAGCGTTCACAAAATGGTGTGGTTGAAATATCATTTCCAGATGGTTCAACACAAATAATACAAGTAGATGGATATGAAAAATGGGAATTGCCAGATGGAACAATTGCAGAAACATTTGCAAATGGAGAAAAAGTTGTTATTCTACCCAATGGACAACGAGAAATACATACAAAAGATCataaa agGAGAGAATATCCTGATGGTACAGTTAAATTGATTTATCCAGATGGTATACAAGAAACACGTTATTCTAATGGCAGAATAAGACTTAAAGACCAAGCTGGTAATCTTCTTATGGATTCtcattattaa
- the LOC127067360 gene encoding serine/threonine-protein phosphatase PGAM5, mitochondrial isoform X2: protein MSVFLRFQKWTVVGLGALSGAALFYYNAYGDCESSCVQNSWTTNFTPSVKWDHNWDRRDPKSLVKPLKINNEIDENKYNEEFAAKRAKHIRHLVLIRHGQYNTAGKVDSEKVLTELGRHQAETTGKRLAELDVSYSLIVRSTMTRAQETSKIIEKSLPNVPTEDDSLLTEGAPIPPEPPIGNWMSERYFYQDGPRIEAAFRKYFHRADPKQEKDTVTILVCHANVIRYFVCRALQFPPEAWMRMSLNHGSITWLCIYPNGRVTMHCLGDTGHMLPQNISMRRKS from the exons atgtCGGTCTTTTTACGATTTCAAAAATGGACTGTCGTAGGTTTAGGTGCTTTAAGTGGTGCagcattattttattacaatgcCTATGGTGATTGTGAATCTTCTTGTGTACAAAACTCTTGGACAACAAATTTCACGCCTTCTGTAAAGTGGGATCATAACTGGGACAG gCGAGATCCAAAAAGTTTGGTGAAgcctttgaaaataaataatgaaatagatgaaaataaatacaatgaaGAATTTGCAGCAAAAAGAGCTAAACATATACGGCATTTGGTACTTATTAGACATGGACAATATAATACTGCAGGAAAAGTAGATTCTGAAAAAGTTCTTACTGAACTTG gTCGACATCAAGCTGAAACAACTGGGAAAAGATTAGCAGAATTAGATGTATCTTATTCTTTAATAGTTAGATCAACAATGACAAGAGCTCAAGAAACttctaaaataatagaaaaaagtctTCCAAATGTACCAACTGAAGATGATAGTCTTTTAACTGAAGGTGCACCTATTCCACCTGAACCGCCAATAGGCAATTGGATGTCAGAACGATAT tTTTACCAAGATGGACCTAGAATAGAAGCAGCattcagaaaatatttccatCGAGCAGATCCTaagcaagaaaaagatactGTTACTATTCTTGTTTGTCATGCAAATGTTATCAGATATTTTGTTTGCAG agCTTTACAATTTCCTCCAGAAGCTTGGATGCGTATGTCTTTAAATCATGGAAGCATTACTTGGTTGTGTATATATCCTAATGGAAGAGTAACAATGCATTGTCTTGGAGATACTGGTCATATGTTACCTCAAAACATTTCA ATGCGAAGAAAAtcatga
- the LOC127067360 gene encoding serine/threonine-protein phosphatase PGAM5, mitochondrial isoform X1: MSVFLRFQKWTVVGLGALSGAALFYYNAYGDCESSCVQNSWTTNFTPSVKWDHNWDRRDPKSLVKPLKINNEIDENKYNEEFAAKRAKHIRHLVLIRHGQYNTAGKVDSEKVLTELGRHQAETTGKRLAELDVSYSLIVRSTMTRAQETSKIIEKSLPNVPTEDDSLLTEGAPIPPEPPIGNWMSERYFYQDGPRIEAAFRKYFHRADPKQEKDTVTILVCHANVIRYFVCRALQFPPEAWMRMSLNHGSITWLCIYPNGRVTMHCLGDTGHMLPQNISYFQMRRKS; the protein is encoded by the exons atgtCGGTCTTTTTACGATTTCAAAAATGGACTGTCGTAGGTTTAGGTGCTTTAAGTGGTGCagcattattttattacaatgcCTATGGTGATTGTGAATCTTCTTGTGTACAAAACTCTTGGACAACAAATTTCACGCCTTCTGTAAAGTGGGATCATAACTGGGACAG gCGAGATCCAAAAAGTTTGGTGAAgcctttgaaaataaataatgaaatagatgaaaataaatacaatgaaGAATTTGCAGCAAAAAGAGCTAAACATATACGGCATTTGGTACTTATTAGACATGGACAATATAATACTGCAGGAAAAGTAGATTCTGAAAAAGTTCTTACTGAACTTG gTCGACATCAAGCTGAAACAACTGGGAAAAGATTAGCAGAATTAGATGTATCTTATTCTTTAATAGTTAGATCAACAATGACAAGAGCTCAAGAAACttctaaaataatagaaaaaagtctTCCAAATGTACCAACTGAAGATGATAGTCTTTTAACTGAAGGTGCACCTATTCCACCTGAACCGCCAATAGGCAATTGGATGTCAGAACGATAT tTTTACCAAGATGGACCTAGAATAGAAGCAGCattcagaaaatatttccatCGAGCAGATCCTaagcaagaaaaagatactGTTACTATTCTTGTTTGTCATGCAAATGTTATCAGATATTTTGTTTGCAG agCTTTACAATTTCCTCCAGAAGCTTGGATGCGTATGTCTTTAAATCATGGAAGCATTACTTGGTTGTGTATATATCCTAATGGAAGAGTAACAATGCATTGTCTTGGAGATACTGGTCATATGTTACCTCAAAACATTTCA TATTTCCAGATGCGAAGAAAAtcatga
- the LOC127067359 gene encoding nuclear speckle splicing regulatory protein 1 → MDNIKKEDKQYGLIITKKQLSAPKAINVFGDEDTSDEDDGTDWVRKALKAESEKNKMRKQTKLSMQKALKEDPTIYQYDEVYDNIGAKNQVKTIKVQEKKPRYIQNFLKAAERRKKEQEHRIERMVQKEREAEGMMYADKESFVTSAYRAKLEEFKKMEEEEAKMNRLESIGDVTKQQDMSGFYRHLYKQTVESIEEIVKIPEKAKNSNDTLEAEDVINNEYSTVANEKYEEKCNVKKIKKSRQYRQRVIEMYESDNELQKEIESCNINKSINNVENKSINSSEIKEPDKKKQKYKIRDIQTNTLSNLILLDENKDNIKDTEKTSQDIDNKKIEVKENKENQVETTQKKERSSIWLKRTIGPVFEAALQRYYVRKATRNAEAQ, encoded by the exons ATGGataatattaagaaagaagataaaca ATATGGTTTAATTATAACTAAAAAACAACTCTCTGCACCAAAAGCAATAAATGTATTTGGAGATGAGGATACTTCTGATGAAGATGATGGCACTGATTGGGTTAGAAAAGCTCTCAAAgcagaaagtgaaaaaaacaaaatgagaaaGCAAACCAAGCTTAGCATGCAAAAAGCATTAAAAGAAGATCCAACTATTTATCAATATGATGAGGTATATGATAACATAGGAGCCAAAAATCAAGTTAAGACAATAAAAgttcaagaaaagaaaccaagatatatacaaaatttcttaaaagctgcagaacgaagaaaaaaagaacaagaacatAGGATAGAAAGGATggtacagaaagaaagagaagctgAAGGAATGATGTATGCAGATAAAGAAAGTTTTGTAACATCTGCATATAGAGCAAAATtagaagaatttaaaaaaatggaggaggaggaagcaAAAATGAATAGATTAGAAAGTATTGGCGACGTGACAAAACAACAAGATATGTCTGGATTTTATAGACATTTATACAAACAAACAGTTGAAAGTATTgaagaaattgtaaaaattccAGAAAAGGCCAAAAATAGTAATGATACTTTAGAAGCAGaagatgtaattaataatgaatattccACAGtagcaaatgaaaaatatgaagaaaaatgtaatgtaaaaaaaattaaaaaaagtaggCAGTATAGACAAAGAGTTATTGAAATGTATGAAAGTGATAAtgaattacaaaaagaaattgagtcttgtaacataaataaaagtataaataatgtaGAAAACAAAAGTATCAATAGCTCTGAAATTAAAGAGccagataaaaagaaacaaaaatataaaatacgagaTATTCAAACTAATACTCTGTctaatttaatacttttagatgaaaataaagacaATATAAAAGATACTGAAAAAACATCACAAgacattgataataaaaagatcgaagttaaagaaaataaagagaaccAAGTTGAAACTAcccaaaagaaagaaagatcttcAATTTGGTTAAAGAGAACAATTGGTCCTGTATTTGAAGCAGCTTTACAACGATATTATGTTAGAAAAGCTACACGGAATGCAGAAGCACAATAA